The nucleotide sequence CGGGGGGATCATTTCCACGTCTACCCTCGCCATCTTGTTCTTGATTGATGATCAGTTGCGAACGGGTGTGTTTGAGCTAGAAGAGATTCAGACTGAACTGGAAACGGCAAAGCTCGATCTGGAATCCACTCGGGATGAAAAAGATCAAATTGAAGTAGACCTGGAACAAGCTCAAGAACAGGAGAAAACGGTTCAGCGGCGACTACGAGATGCTAACGATTCCCTGGCAATTGCCCTTCAGCGTCAGCAAACGACCGAAGCGCAGTT is from Synechococcales cyanobacterium T60_A2020_003 and encodes:
- a CDS encoding DUF3084 domain-containing protein, whose amino-acid sequence is MTTGVVLIAAILVLGGVIATLGDRIGMRVGKARLSLFNLRPRQTATLISILTGGIISTSTLAILFLIDDQLRTGVFELEEIQTELETAKLDLESTRDEKDQIEVDLEQAQEQEKTVQRRLRDANDSLAIALQRQQTTEAQ